The nucleotide sequence TGATCCTAGCATTTAGCAGCTTCATGATCtccttcttgacaacatcttgcGAATTCGGATTCagcctcctctgatgctcaatagatgtcttagctccttcctcaagatgaatcctatgcacACACAAGTCTGGAGAGAttcctgcaatatcatcaagagaatagccaagagcCTTGCGAAACTTGCGCAGCTTGCTTAGCAATAAAGTGAGCTCTGTATTGTTTAAGGAAGCACTAACAATAACAGGATAAGAAGAGTTCTCACCTAGATATGCATACCTTAAACCTGCAGGAAGTGGCTTGAGATCAACCTTTGGAGCTTTTTCAAGACTCCAATCAGAAACCTTTgcagcttgtgaagaagtacaaaccaattcctcttgtgcaaccagcttcttcacttgttcattagcatcaagcagtttgacatacccagcagcaaTGTCATCTAGATGCTCAGCTTCTTCAGCAGAAGCAACCAATGCTCTCTCTAAAGGATCCTCAGGATGCAGCTCCTGGAATATCTCTTCAGCCAGATTAGACAATGTGTCTACATAGAATGTCTggccatcaatggttggcctcttaaccagCTTCTCCATGTCAAAGCGCATTTGTAAATCACCAATGTTGAGACCAATCTgacccttcttgacatcaattatAGCTCCAGCAGTAgctaagaatgatcttcccaGAATAAGAGGGTCCTTGGGTTCCTCCTCATACTttaacaccacaaaatcagtaggtatcaagcactcaccaatcttaattggaacatcttcaagaacaccATCTGGAATACGAACGGACCGGTCAGCAAGGATGAGAGTGAGCTTAGTAGGCTGGAAGTCTGTCATTCCCAGGCTGAGTGCTACTGATCTTGGCATGAGGTTgacactagaaccaagatcacacaaagatctagcaaatctGTCAGTGAAGATAgtgcaatcaagaacaaagctccCTGGATCAGGAAGTTTTTCtgggatcttgttctgaatGATGGCACTGACTTGGGCTGATATCATCATAACTCCTTGCTCAGCATTAAAATCCTTGGTTACCAtcctcttgacatatctcctaagcattggagaagtctTAACAGCATCAACCAAAGGCAACTCAAGAATAAGCTTATCCATCATGGCTTTGCACTTGGCATCATCTAGCTCTTGTTTAGACTTCCTTGGATTCTTGGGGAATGGAACCTTAGGTGTGTAGACTCTTTCTGCAACTGGAGTAGAAGACTTCACATTCGCAGTTTCTGTCCGtggttggcgtcgatcgatgccacctggttggtgtcgatcgacgctttGTTCTGGGATTTTGTCCGAAACTTCGCATGgtttgggtgtcgaccgatgcccatgtgtgtcggtcgatactgGCTCAGCAGAAACATCCTCTTCGTCGTCTATATCAATCAACTCCTGTagatcatcagtttgattcttcTGGGGTATAGGATGGAGTTGTTTGCCACTTCTCAAAGTCACTGCATTGCAAGAATGTTTaggatttgattcagttcttgaAGGGAGATAACCTTCTTGCCTTTttacagacccagcagtctgcgcaacctgactttccagcttcttgacatggatgttcaaagcttcaaacttcccattaaGATCAGTGTAGACATTATCCAGCTTCCCATTGAAAGTCACTGTCATTTGCTCTTggccttgcaaaagctgctcaagcatagcttccatcttaCTAGTTTCAGCTgacttaggaggtggagactgatatgAATTGTTGCCATAAGTCCTTGTGAATCCACtgttttgttgctgcttctgataTTCAGGTTTGGGTGTGAAACCAGAAGAGTTGCCCTGAAAGTTACTGCGCTGGCTGTTTCCACTGTAAGGCCTActaccttgctgatttccaaacctcTGCCCCTGATTCCCATAGACATAgttcacctcttcttcttcataatttCCTTGATCAGAttctggctcatatgtctcaacttcagcagcaaaatgaacagatttcttacccacaaggagattatgcactgaatccagcttagcattaacagaagctaactggtttgcatcaaatcctccatgtaatctcttcctttcagcatctgctctcttagtactattgctagcagctaagttctcaatcaaacattcagcatcttctggcagtcttgtcttgaaattcccatgacttgcagcatctaaagccaactgatactcccagtcacaccctctgaagaagatacttagcaattgaactcttgagaaaccatggtgtggacagtccctttggtaagccttgaatctcacccaagctgctttgaaagcttcatctggtctctGCTTGAAGGAAGACAGCTtgattctcaactcatctgacattgcatcatcatagaagtggttgaggaaggccaccttgacatcacgccagcttgtcaatgatccagctggcagctgtttcaaccactgagatgcctctcctgcaagtgagtaagggaagagtttgcagaagatgtagtcctcagtcaccccattagccttgatgctagtcaccagatcctcaaaatgctcaatgtggtccaagggcttctcattgggcaaagcagagaaaggtctctgcccaactagttgaaaatacgcaggtttcaactcaaaatcgttcctctggaatggaggaggaacaatagcggACCTGTTCTCATACACCAAATCAGctcggttgtagtcagcaatggtcctgatcagatcccggttctgctcctgtcttcgaactgggttctgtacgtggttggcagctccacgtccgtcttcagcaggtgggtgtcgatcgatgccacctggttggtgtcgatcgatgccacctggttggtgtcgatcgacaccaagatccggatcatcaacgacaccagcttgctAGTTCACAacagcctgctcgttgacaacaggttcaaCAATCACGTTTCCTTtagcatcaagcttttggccctgctcattgcgcaagtggccctcttgatccctcaaaacaccagcctcatcacgcatcagaatgatcgtattaaccatcttcagagatttagCTTCTTTTATGTTCTCACgttcaagttttcccaactctttgtttgacaaattcacagtaggaccagatttgttgctccttgtgtgaggtctatgaggcatgcacctgaccaaagagaagaaaaacaaaaacgtgtaagtagaaaataaaaagaaaagtttagacgaaattaaaaactcaaatctaatggtagatcagagagtccccgacaacggcgccaaaatttgatatgctcaaattaatccctagagctactctctcaaacaagatatcactgcagtacttaggggtcgaatccacagagactcaagatcaaacacaatagattatagagttttgtaaattacgctaaacaagttaaattgaattaaaataaaagcaatgcaaatatttaaatgaaagtgttgtgaattcaaaaaatcaaaagagttaagcctagggaatttctcaggaaattataaaatattaaatcagatatataattaaggttcaagcaataaagattagatctagaactctaaacttttggtaaattaaatcagttctcactgcaaataatatctaaatttaaaaccagaaaatccaaatctctttgtaaaattccaagttaaaaatcagctttaagaacaggtttagataagttcacagaattattaattcaaatctctttgtaagaaacaattctgctcatcaatggtttaatcaggaaaacaattatattctcatatcaatttatttccctaaaataacaattctaggtgatcaatcaagaattattgtgaagaacaaccaaggatgaagatcataaaagattaagaaccctaaaaatctcagatctaataaatcataaaaaccctatgaaaaaccctaaacctaacaagcaaattactcagacatgttaaataaagaacaaatcataattctgaataacatgcaatagatattaaaaagtagaagagggagttcaagaaatcttctctctacaaagaattcagatctatctctcccaaaagctctcaatatcctttctctcaaaaactgctagaagataacttaagggtttttaaaacccaaaaacaatatatatacatcctaaaataCGTCCAGGGGTTTATGTTGCAATTgtagaagactttgggcaaatttgtaaaacttccaatttcttgttctctcgtcgggtaaacatgagtgtcgatcgatgcccttttaggtggtgtcgatcgatgctctgactctgatccgactccaacttgatttccttcggtaaaatgctccaaaatgaaccaaattgttccatattgctcaatccgtgccaaaatcctagataacCAGTAAAGACtaaaaaacaacctagaaacaaatcaaaagactcaaaaagcacacttatatcatggttaaaaaccgtaaaaaccatgatatatctaACACTACCACCGACAACCACTGCCAGTCACCACCACCGGCAACCACTTCCAGTCACTACCGCCGGCAACCACTGTCGGCAACCACCACTGACACCACCGTCGATCACCACCACCAATCACTACCGCCGGTCATCAGTGCAGGCAACCACCACCGATCACCACTGTCGTCTACTTCCTCCGGCCACCTCCTCCGGCCTCCACCGCCGACCAGCAGCCACCACTACTCTCTACTACCACAACACactaaaatgataattttattctaccctcctcctttttttttttttcgtctgaaGGATTTCATTGATATTCCACAAGAGAAAGAAATTACAAAGTCTGGCAAGGATAACAATCCTTCCAGAAGATTAAGCCGGCGAGTACAACTCACTCCCGGAGACTAAGACCAAAAGAGGTGAAACAAAGGGGAAAAAACCCGAGCATGTGAAATACACTACATCCAATCTATTACTTCCCGGATCAAGATCTAGAACTCCAAAATTaagacaaacaaaaccaaaacctttgataaattaaaacaaatctgaGAAAAGAAGATCACACAAGCGGataaaaatacaagaatctcCTTAACCACAAATTTAAACCGAATGAAGATGCCGTGCGTCCCTCTTTATGATGCTCCGATGAGAAGCTTCAGAGGCGGTGAGACAGATCCAAAACCAAGAGACATAGGAGAAAGGAGATCTAGATCGACGATGGTGAGATTCTTCATCTGAGGCAGAAAAGAACCGGTTGACGGCTGCCTCTGCCGTGAAAGGGAACGGCCAGATCTGTAGCTGGGCTTGACGGAGAACATAGACAAGCAGCGGGAACCCTAAAGGCGATAAGGTTTTAAGTTTCATAATCTAGATCTGAGAAAACCAGATCTGATGCCGttggaagaaaacaaagacatgGATGAGCCGAAAATtaagatgaaacaaaacaaagctaaaagaagagaaacccaGCTCCGGTGCTAAAGAAGCCACCGGAGCCGGTTTGACCTAGGCGGCGGCTGGTGTGTTTTTAGAGAGAAGGGAGagcgtttgtttttttttttttttttagagagagGTATATCGAAATGTGATCGTTTGCACCTATTCTACCCTCCTCctattcttctaatttttttgaatatagtgttatattcttaattatatttctgtttttggttAGTACCGACCCTTTTTTattatatcctactatattaattgagaagtacaaatatgaaactaaccttaaaatgtgtaaaaaattacattaattgccattagaaattttttaattaagcttaattaattaatttaaataaatataattaattaaaaaaataaaaataaaacactcacagatcaaatataaaaaatctagaaaaaaatatattttctctctctaaaaaattatggacgaaattactaatatattttttaaaaaatatataaaccattcagaattttaaaaactaagattttatatccaaatatataatataattatttttaataactaaatttcgaaaattttgttaagatttcaaattatgattctcctatcatctttattttattttctttacaaattttttggaattttcatataatacttatgattaataaagtGCATAAtgttttctgcatatgttgtgatttgaattttttaaaacgaagatatattaatcaatctatgaaaaatgtatgttttaatttctacattggcgggttggtaaaactaaatttatatagatgataaattaataatttttatttgctcaccattataatattaaaattacgcatttctattttacaaaataatgatgcaaatacaacaaacaataaatataaaactgtaatatacgtcaaaaataaaatattataatattctgaAATacttagtattcaaatagactaatagatttaccgaacaattaaaaataaatattatctcaaacaaaataacttttttaaaaatatataataataacttttattattatattataaatttttttaataataccccgtgcttaaagcacggggtatctcctaatatatatattatttgtatactACTGAATTTGTAACCTTGATTAATGGTCTGTTTATGGAGTAGTTAACATGTCATACGGGATGAGCTGTGATTTTCAATACATCACATTGTAAGCTCAAACATTtctgataattaattaatgatatccttgaagcaaaaaaaaagaagcttttgTGTCTTATGTATGTTCAGCCCTACATAAATCATAAAGCCAATCTAGCTGATTAACTTCAcacaaggagagagagagagactgagagagcATAATAATATACTATAGTATCCTAtcaattattaacaaaaaaaatattactatttattctaaaatatactTAAGAGAAATGTTGGAAAAGAACAATTCATGAGAAGCATCCAGATTTCGGATTAGTGTGAATACAGCCTGATTAAGAACTGAATGAATTATTGTCAACAATTTGATTTGGTACAAAAAAGCATGCCTCTTAAAGTCACACcatattaaacaaattaagaatAACAAATTAGAACGTGGGAAATGTTGATAAACGACTAAGGAGTTAGGTTAACAATTTTACACACATAAATCAGcaattcacaattttttttctttctcggtGAATAAACTAAGAGACCTGTAATACATATCTATAAGGTTTCTTCATATCTGTAATCCATCTTAACCTGTTCCAGAAGAATAAGatatcgaaaagaaaaaaaagagtgaaaatcATTGGAATAGAGAGAAATGTTTATAATGTTTGATCCAAGCAGGTAATTccaatttgaaagaaaaaaaataagatataagAATGGTTTAAAATGAGATTCCGATGAATATCTAACTCGACTGCCATGTGTAAGGATCAGCCATATAGATCGGTCTATAAAATCAACACCGGTTGAAAGATAAATCAGTTTTATGACAAAACAATACAAGACTAAACTTCcacaattttaatttaagtagatattttaaaacccttttcataaaattttcttaacATCTTTATAAGAAGTAAGAGGGGGTAttgaattagaattttaaaagattttgtaggatttattaaattttggattttgagagatttcaATGAGATTGTATGATACTTAAgtggatttgttattatttttattttataaaaaacaaagtagtttatgattttgtgagatttatTGAAAGATTTTAAGAGATTCACACACAAAGGCAAATAGGTTCATCGACTTCTCAAACACAAAAGTCATGTATGTGTCTAATAATTATGGTTTTAATGGACAACACAATGGAAGATGTTTAGAATATGATTTTTCAGACATGTTCAATATTGCAGAGAAAAACTGCAGAACTAATCAATTGTGGCAAGCAGACTAGAGAGAGGAGAAATGAACAAAATAGTGTCGCCTAACGCTACTGAGCCGAAGGATAACACAACAACTGGGAGAGAGGAGGAGACAAAGAAAGAGTTGTTAAAGGATCAGGAATGGATCACTCCTCAAAAGTCTGGTCATAAGAAGGGTCCTAGTCCGAAGACGTTTCAGAAGAGTTGTCTTCTGCAGAAGACGTTTTTTCAATGCAAAGACACAATTGATTCAAAACTGGAATCTGGGGATCGATTCGTTTCTCAAAAACCAATCTCGATTCCgatattatgttttgttttgttttgaaactttttttttctccacaaTTACCGTAGTAATTGAAAACATTCACGCAAATgtatttaacccaaaaaaaacaaacaaacaaaataatcctACGAGAGTTTGTGTAGTAGCAACCGAAAGGCCAGAAACGCCGGTCGCCAAGTAATCAGAACAAAGAGTGTTTGAACTGGTCAGATTTGTCTTCGATGACTTCAGCACTTCAACCGCTTCATGGACTTTTCCAGCTAAGTCTTATGGTGACTTCAGCAAAATAAGCAACTCCGGCTTGTCCATTTCCAAAAGCATCCCTGTAATTTTCTTAGCAAGTTGGGGCTTGAGTTTCTCCACATGAGGGTAAAGCAGCTCTCCGATCATTTGCTTTTCCCTCCCAATTGTATCAGCCTGtctttgttggtttaatttcttcatATCTTTCCCACGACCATAGGATCTGTTATGCTGCATCTGCTGGTTCGAAGAATCT is from Camelina sativa cultivar DH55 chromosome 20, Cs, whole genome shotgun sequence and encodes:
- the LOC109131345 gene encoding uncharacterized protein LOC109131345, yielding MKMPCVPLYDAPMRSFRGGETDPKPRDIGERRSRSTMVRFFI